tttcctccctctctgctcctggaatgttcacagagctttaatggGGTTTGGTGCAGGGGAGTGAGGCCAGGTTTGGCCATGGCAATGCTGCCAGTTGGAGCCCAGAGTGGCCTGGTCTGtttcagcctggagctggcaagcagaattcGGAGCTGCATcactcagggatggggcagagccAAAGAGGCATGGTGCAGGAGGGAGCATTTGCAGCCTGGGTGTTTGGCTCTGTTTGGAGGATGGCTGTGGGAAGCTTTGGCCTGAGGAAGCCTttggagagcctctgctgagGCGGACTATGGATTTTGTATCTTTTCTATGCTCTGCACTGTAGGATGGAGTTATGAAGAGTACTTTCATTTACACTTCCATTCTCTCCAATCCTGTGTGGAAGGCTTTCTTGAACAGCTTTAGAGAAGGGTTACAGAGCACCTGTCCCATTCCTTAAACCCAAGACCGCAGCctaggaaggagctggagctgcttcagaAGCAATGGGGACAGaagcagctctcctctcagcacccagcttgcctgtgctgccctggatGTTCAGAGGGAACTTTCCCTCTCCACATCACGAGCCCAGCACTACAGGCAGTGAGTGAGCAGCACTGATTACACAGCAAGCTGGACTGGGGAAACCAAAGCAGCCAGGGATTCTGGGAGAGATTCTGGACTGGCCAGAGGGCAGAGATTTCGGAGTGTGGCCTGAGGAAGTGGTTggtgcccaggaggcagcaccaTACAAGGAGTTATCTGAGGAGGGAAGGCCTCATACTCTGGTTACTGATGGATCCTGTTGGGTAGTAGGAAACCATTGGGAGTGGGAACTGCTGTATGGAGTCAAACACAACAGGTTGTTGAGGCCACTGAAGAAGAAGGTGAATGGAGTCAATATGAAGCAGTGAAAGCATCCAACTGGCTCTAGAGATtgctgagagagaaaaatgtccAGGAGCTTAACTCTACACAGATTCTTGGATGGTGGCAGTGGAAGAAGATCAATTGGCAAGGCAGGGGGAAGTCCATCTGGGCTGCTTCATTGTGGTAGGACTTTGCTGCTTGGGTAGGAAACAGCTCTGAAAGTAAGCCATGGGGATGCTCCCATGCCTAGGGGCTGTGCTCCTGAAGAACACCAAAACAATGAGCAGGTAGAGAAGGCTGCCAGAAGTGATGTAGCCCAAGTGGATCTGGACTGGGAGTGTAAAGGTGAACTGTTTGTACCTCCATGGGCACATGAAAGATCAGGACATCTAGGGAGAGATACTATGCATAAGGCCATCCAGAGGCCTCAGGAACTGTCAGGGAGAgatgagacagctcagggaagggatagAAATGGCAGgcggagagctggctggggaagcaaggTTGGTGTCAGCagtctgaagggaaagagctgcaggcatgggacagtggaggagaggctgcagtagggatgaccaagggctctggcaaggctgagaggcccaacaggaccaaggtctttgtccccttggctctggcagttgcctctgccaccagggcctgtgaggagaaacttggctttgagcctttgaggttcttctattgcaaaggcagtggtcagggcttggcctttctgcttcctagaccaaaggcaagtttttctgccctgcactttgcctttgtctccctgcaatcctggcctctaacaagctgctctaatgagtccctggggagcctttgtcaataacaagcctcagtgaggccaatcagtgcttcaaggtactttggagtttgcttctgacttGAACTTCTTGAGAAGCTTCTTGGCAGTAGCTTGGCaaagtctcctggcagtacctaaagatgatgtaatcagccccaaatactccatggggctcattaaatactgctgaacctctaattcttgccaaggtttctgcagctaattggagaggtttttattgcacaaagcatctgataaaagttatttttaaaggtacagttcattccttttcagcaggagttctctctttgcaagcaaaccacagcaaaacctgacaaggtCCTACCCTGGTCACTGCTtatcctcaccctcactgcccCCAGTAGAGGcctgagccacaggtgagggacaggatctgccttgccaggggctggggctcagggcttggccctttggatcaatgaatcccctccaggtttcctcagcagcagagccatctttagctgcttgtcctgacctttcagcactgcctcagttctctgctctcaccagatCCTGGAGTTGCTTCAGTGactccagtgatgcttcccttgcatcaATTCTGTCCTGCTCTAagcagaccctggggaccctttccccATATGCTTCATTGAGACCCATTAAAAGTAGAAGAAatttcagagtttgaatctgactttgacttctggagagatttcatcagcttcctctcagtcTCTGAGGATTACAGGGCACCAAAAACCACCATAGGAGTCAATAAAATGCCTCGGGCTGATCCTCTGCTGCCCTAATGGGCCGGactcctgggctggagggagctgctggcaagcaggcagcactgcaggagacagctctggccaggagcagctcctctgcacagcacagcagggctgaggacactgccagaggatctcagggagatgaggaaggcagagagaactTGAAGCTGGCCAGGACTGGGAAGGATGACTGGAGgtgaagtcactgcagtcactgacacagtgaggctgtgggtgcaggacactgcagctgtagctcctgcaggcatctccatctcggcagctgatgctcagctgaaggctcctggagtgtgcacacagaaggaggaccaaagcccttcagttccatcctgtgagcagcagtgagcagagctggggaaggagaagcctTCACCCCCAACCCCTctacctttctttcttcccttcactgtctctgcagcactgcaggcctgctccctgtttctccacctctccatgggtgtggtggttttaggcaatgcctttaaaatttagttacggattttgagcagaaaagtagaaacaaaatctcagctgttttgcttcactctggagagatcagctgctttgcctggccttggctaagtctaacccactctttttttctctctgtcattgtcactcctggatgttttgtacctgttcattgcattccattgcagagtgtagctcttgcttgtcaatacaggttcatttgcttctaactgagctgctctggcaaagctgaTGCTGGGGGAAATTTTAACCCAGGACAATGGGACTCTTGTTCCCTGGGattgggctgttggtcactttctgttctaacaccagaggaatcttcatggcacaattctgggtccctgctgcatttgaagctgtaatgaactctgccatgggttggtagTGATGGAACTGAACTAatccattcctcatgcagctcagtgagggaggtgatgatgaggctgagagaagtgtgccctaacttgtcactgcctttccctccttggacaggtctccatggccagaggcagcagatggccaacagcagctccatcacccacttcctcctcctgccattgccaggcacaaggcagctgcagctcctgcacttctgcctcttcctggccatctacctggctgccctgctgggcaatggcctcatcatcagcaccatagcctgggaccaccacctccacacccccatgtacttcttcctcctcaaccttgccctccttgacctgggctccatctccaccactgtgcccaaatccatggacaattccctgagggacaccagggacatctcctatgcaggatgtgctgcacaagtcttttttttcctctttttcatttcagcagagtTTTCTCTCCTCACAATCATGTCCTACAatcgctatgttgccatctgcagacccctgcactatgagacccttcTGAGCaacagagtttgtctccacatagcagcagctgcctgggcctctGGGGTTctcaatgctctgctgcacacagccaatacattttccctgcccctctgccagggcaatgctctgcaccagttcttctgtgaagtcccccagatcctcaagctctcctgctccacatcctacctcagggaactttcgcttgttgtggccagtgcctgtttattctttgtctgttttgtgttgattgtggtgtcctatgtgcagatcttcagggcagtgctgaggatcccctctcagcagggatgccacaaagccttttccacctgcctccctcacctggctgtggtctccttgtttctcagcactggctccattgcctacctgaagcctccctccctctcttccccatccctggacctggtggtttcagttctgtactcagtggtgcctccagcactgaaccctctcatctacagtctgaggaaccaggagctcaaggatgCCCTGTGCAAACTGATCCCTtcatgctttcagaagcaataaactctttgttttctcctgcagagcagttctgatgtcattcagtgcatccccagcctggctgttcaagttctgcctgctgctggggctgttccccttgtgagaatgttgttcccacataaatgtctttcttcagagcattTCTGGTTCAATGTTGTCCTGTCTggtgtgacccagaggctgcagacatgaggagctgtgctccctgggtgtgCTCAACGGAATAAAGGACCTTGTAGGGGCTTGTTGTTCTGAGTTCTttcctccaaggcttctgtggagctggaggccagtgtctgtgtgcagaggtggaggggcagagtccaggcacagcagcagtgccagggacacCCAGAGCTTGTGCTGTCCTCaactgctctttcttcccttccaccctctcctgctgagcctctgtgctgggcaagacctgagtgctctggcagcttgggcactgtgctgctgtgtggcagtgctgggactgcaggcagggacagtccagggctgcttgtgggacagagctgtgctccagagcagcactgccatcagaacaggaggTCTCCTCATGCCTTCATGCCCCATCCCCCTCCCATTGCAGACTGCACCTACTCGCAGCCCAATGTTTTTCTCCAGTCCATTTCTgattcagcactgctctgcctgctgtgacCCAGAAATTGCAGACATGAGGAGCACTCTTCCCTGTGTTTTCAACACAATCAAGGGCCCTTCAAGGTTTGTTTTTCCAAGCTCCTTCCTGACAGCTTTCTCTGAAGCTGCAGGGCAGTTCTGTGTGCAGAGGTAAAGAGGTAGACTCCCCATAGAGGTTGCTGGGCTCTGATCCTGGGAAGAATGTGTCAGGCTCTTGTCCATTGTTCAGGACACTTGGACTATAGACAATGGTCTGAAACTGATGAGGTTCaggctacacagagagagaaagtttTCCAACATGAGGATAATCAACCCCTGGAAGCTGTTTTTCAGAGAgtgtgcaggagctctgccccaggaagTGACCACTACCTGTTTGTCTCAAACCCTGAGGAATCTGCTGTGATGCTGATTGGAGCTGGAGGTTGGTTGAGACACctcctgaagtcccttccagcctgactgctgctgtcctccctTGCACTTCATAGCTTCCGATTAGGGAAGGCTCTTGGACTCTCCCTGATCACAGCACTCATTCACATCAAGTGCATAGCTTTCTCACAGGgtatcccagccagcactgaccACATCCTTTGCTTCACTCAAGATCTTCTCTGTTACTGTTGTAATACACTCCCCAAAGAACCTCTGACCCTCCTGGCCTTGCACTTCTGGGGTTGTACCTTCTGATGGCATTGCTGAGGTTCCTGTGGTATTTACCCCCTTGGGTGGCAACTCCATGGAACAGTTTTCATTCCATGCCTGTAGTGTCCTGCACTCCCCCACACTGTTAACTTGTTTGAGGCACTGGCCCTCTAATCTTAAATGCTGTCATGCTGGGATGCCTGTCCACAGGGACCTCCACACGTGAGTGGATTTGGCCATCAAAGGCCTCCTGAAGTTTGACAAGACCGAGGCAGGCAAGGTCTGCACTGGGGCAGAACAACCTCATGCCTCTGGACAGGCTGTGTTGTGACCAGCTGGGCAGTGTTCCTGGAGGGGGGCATTGGAGTCACGATGGAAGCCACATCAGGTGGTGAggttctgtggtgggttgaaaggaaaggctccgctttccctcccccactgagaaagaaatcgcagctaaaactcagtcagagaaaaagcaggcatatatatttacaagcatatataggaagcagattgcATGTAACACCAcatatacaggtattttacaatatatacaggaatatacagcaaatgaactcaaccagaaaccagatcCCCAacagaggggcttccccctgtgcccccttcacccccctacctcccttctccccccaaagaggtaggaaaaaaagagacaagggGAGTTAGCAAGGAAGACAAAAGAAGGCCTGGTACAgcagttagttcttatctcttggcaagaagcccagaagcagtccagctgaaaggaacagcaaaggaagagaaaactgagagaaagtcccagctcccctgggtccatcacctccccccttaattagccaatgaaattagtttagaataccaaaatatttttataaacatttagccagtgtgtcccTTCCTAAAGACACAGCGCCAAACGggcacagtccaccccttctaaacaatttcattggttgttcgcactgtccatccaatcggaaacaatattt
The Dryobates pubescens isolate bDryPub1 unplaced genomic scaffold, bDryPub1.pri scaffold_72_arrow_ctg1, whole genome shotgun sequence genome window above contains:
- the LOC128899807 gene encoding olfactory receptor 14A16-like — encoded protein: MANSSSITHFLLLPLPGTRQLQLLHFCLFLAIYLAALLGNGLIISTIAWDHHLHTPMYFFLLNLALLDLGSISTTVPKSMDNSLRDTRDISYAGCAAQVFFFLFFISAEFSLLTIMSYNRYVAICRPLHYETLLSNRVCLHIAAAAWASGVLNALLHTANTFSLPLCQGNALHQFFCEVPQILKLSCSTSYLRELSLVVASACLFFVCFVLIVVSYVQIFRAVLRIPSQQGCHKAFSTCLPHLAVVSLFLSTGSIAYLKPPSLSSPSLDLVVSVLYSVVPPALNPLIYSLRNQELKDALCKLIPSCFQKQ